TggtaatttaaatttaaagtaacACTAAGAAATCGACGGGCAGTGACCTTTGGAGTGGGTTTTTCCCTGTCACTGCGACAGCTGGACTTGGGTCCCACAAAACATGCTTCCTGTTTGAGAATGGAGAATACACACTATGATTTTCAGGGGcagactggggggggggggggggggggggtaatttctttttgtttgctttcacCATGTTGACAACCTGCTGCAGGTAtcctgttgatgttttttgatggtGACATCACTCCATTGTTATATTGTTTCAATCCTGGCATTGCTGCAACACATACCTCACTGCAGTGGGGTAGGCAGTGGAAGGAAACatgacatttacagtatgttgacATATTGCGGAGTTGAAAGCCAAATTCAAAAAGCCttcatttcttctctgtcaGATGGAGGGGTCTGGAAGTCCTCGCTTCAGGAAACTCCATTTCCCAGTGGGTCTGTGGATCAACTCTCCCAGGAAACACTTTGCCAAGCTAGGTGGTCGCTGGCCCAGCGCCGTCTCTGTCAAGTCAGTCTgaaattctcacattttcttcctgttttgctTCTATAACGCACATATTTTGCCTTAGGTTAAACAACTCTCACGCCAGTTATTGTGTAGTTAGAGTTCAGTGCCTAATAAGTTTTGTTGAATGAACAGTTTATGTACTGATTTCATCTTATCTTACTTCCACTGTCATTAGTATCCTTTCAACCTTGTAACCTttccctgttttattttagtcCTTGTTGTTTGTCAGACATAATTCACAGCTGACTGGTCCCttcctttctccttcctctcccctccatTTGTCTACCCCTCCTCTGTTGTTACCAGGTCGACCACCAGCTCTGACGCAGCCTCCCTCCACGAGGCCCCTTCTgctccttcctcttccctttCAAACTCCACCCCCTCGCTGGCTTCCCCTACCCCATCCCCGTCTCCCTCTCCGGCCTTCCTCAGGCCGCGGCCTGCTGGGCCCCAGTCTCGCACGAAGCGCCTTTCCCACCTCTTTCTGCGGGGGCGCTCCAACAGCGACCGGGACCGGGCggtgggggagagggagagagaggtttgGGCTCACTCAGctgccccctcctcccaccactACTTGCCCcctgcctcttcctctgcccCAGGCCTGATCAAGATCTACGGGGATGCCCTGTCCAGTGGAGCCAACTATCGCTCCCTGCTGGCCAACATCCACTCTACAGCCAGGCAACTCATTGCCCAGGTCATCACTCGctacactgagagagagagggaggaaacagaTGACGCAGGTATGAGAGTGGGAAATTTTCTCTCATTTGGACCTCTGCTGCAATCCATTACTTAGGATTGTTTGCTCAAAAATTTTAACCAATTGGGAATGACttaatataaacataaacagcGGTGTTATGGAAAAATAATTacccctcccctcttcctcccttccttcatTACCTTCTAGTTCTCCAGAAACACAGCCCAGAGGACTTCCTGTTGTGTGATGTCATTGGAAAGCCCATCCAGCAGCCAGATGGAGCTATCAAGTGGGAGACAGAGTGCCGGAGAGGTGTTGCCCCATGGGAATGTCCCCTCTTGTTAGTGGACATGTGGCGGCCAAAGGACGGATTTGAGCGGCGCTTTGAAATCCAAAGGAAGGAAGACtatgagagagaagagagagagagagagaaggagcgggagagggagggagagaactACCAAGGTATGTTTAAGGCCCAACAGACAGGTACTGTGTGCGACTAATTTTAAACAACATTGGGTCAAACTGACCAATATGCCTGACTGTCTACGGACAACAGGTGTGCGCTGGCGGCGGACCAGGATGTCATCAGGTGGTGGGCCAGAGGAGAGCGAGCGCGGTCATCGTGGAAGGAACACGGAGCTCAGGAGGAGCATCAGCGACATGAACCTGAGTCTGCGGCGTCGCCAGGGCAACCATGTCAGCAACGACCCACGTGGCTCTGGCAACCGGCCTAATAACAACGGAGGAGTGCAGGACAGGAAGAACATTGTGAGCATGATCAACCCACAGCCAGGAGAGGTAAAGTAGATGATGTGGTATGAAAGAACTGAATTAACAGTGCATTTTTCTCTCCTAATCATCATGTCTTAACCTGCTATTTCAGATTAGGGCGTCAAAAGCAGAGGCAAAGGTTGGATGGACGAACCAGCCAGCCGAGGATGAGAAGGATTACTCCAGCTGCGACCTggaagtgatgtcacaaagtttGATCCTTCCACCCACAGACCGGCCCTACTTCCTCTTGCTGCAGGGTTACGATCAGAGCAAGGCAAGACATGCTGACAGATGATATCACGCGCACACAATACTCACAaacaacacccacacacacgtacgctacataaacacatgaacacacacatacactgtgcaCGTGTGCTCTCAGGCAAGGTGCATACACTTTAATGTGCACATATGAAGGCATGTTGTAGAGGATTTGTGAGGAGGCACACGCGTGCACACACCCTGAACATGACATCATACCTGCATGTCTGTAATCGCCACATACCATCGGGGTTTCCATCCTTCTACAAGCCAAACCCTTTCAGCATCCAGCACAAAAACAGCCTCAGAGCAGCACAATGCCTCAACAATTTCTCCATCCAAAGCACAAAACCCCTCTGTGTGCATCACTCCATCTCACACAATGACCTCACACAGGTCTCCATTGTAGCAAACTGTGACACACTTCATACCTTATCAGCCTCCTTCTGTTGAACTTAACATCTGATGGAAGGTTGATATAAACCATGCCACTTAAAAGATAACAGACCTCCCTGACTCTCTGCTACTCctccactgtgtgttttgtttaggATTTTGTTTTGTACATCATGGCGGGACATACGCATGTGTTTGGAAGAAAGCCcacaatgagagagagagagaaggatagagagagggagaggaaggggaagaGGCCTCTGAAGGTGGATACgttcctctctgctcctgaCCTTTTGGCTAGACATTTATTGGTGAGAAGAGACTCAGCTGTTCCCGAGACGCCCACCGGACAAGGTACTAACAATTCTGGCTCAGAGCTGCTTGGTGCACTCAACAGGGTGTCCAACAAAATTCAAAACTGGAGCAGTTATACTGTGCTTTCTCATACTGTGCGAAACTTAAAACTAAGactgtttttgcagtgtttgaTATACTCTGTCCTGAATTCATCTCATTTTGTCCCAGCTCTGATGAGGCCCTTCAGAGGTGGTGCAGTCACACACAATGGAGTGGCCCTTTACAGAGAGACAGTCCTGAAACCTGGGGATGTGATTGGTCTCGGGAACCACTTCCTTTTCCTGTACCGTGACCCGCGTGTCACCCCGGCTCCACCGCTGGCACTAACCCTGCCGTGGCAGGCTGATGCCTCCACCACATGCTGCCCCTCAGGGTTGGTGGACAGACAGGAAGCTCTGAGGCAGTACCTGGGATCAACTGAGGCGGTTTTGAAATTCCATCCCCGTCATGCAGATGCCTTGTTACAGGTGAGACAGGCAAAAAATGAACCGATATAAACTGATAATAACTGTGTACATGGCAAGTGTTATTGAAAAACGGCCTTGATGACATATATTATGTTTATCCCTCACTTCTCTCTCAGGAGATAATCTCCAAAAATTCCTCTCCAGACTCTGGTGGTGGGCCTTTAGCTCCTGCTTATCTCCTGTCAATCATGATAGATCATGCCTCTAAACACCTGGACCCTGCCCTCACACCACAGATATTACTCAAGTCAGCCAATCTAATTAAAGAAATTGTCTGGGTaagtttaaaaaagagaaaaagcaacaGCTCAATATTGATGTATGTCcttaaggttagggttaggtctCTCATTTCCTGTAATCTTTTTACTGTTAGTCTTGTAAATGCACAAACATTTAGGATATTTTAATGCCTTTatcaaaaacatctttaaacaaTACtagtctacagccatgctaagaGCTCTCTGAggctgtatttatttacaattAAGACAAAGCCGCAAAAAACAGCTCAGCACATAAAACATGACATATGTTATGATATGTTTAGTAAAGTGATAAAATATCTCAGAGACTAGTCAAGACTAGTTCATCTATGGAACAAGTGAACCATAAATCTTTTTGGCATAGTGTCGAATGGCCACAACCACACTTAAAACAAACTTGGCAGGAAAACATCAGGTAGGCAGATTGAGATTGCCAcgttcagtcagacagaaaaaccagcagacagacatatGCCCTTCATTGTGGCCTGCTAGGTTGTGGACAGGAGCGAGGATGAGCTGATGTCACTTCCCTCCTGCTGGAAAATGTGCTGTAATTGTCCTGGCTGCAGGGCTAGACtctgctccccctcctccacccccacaCTAAGCCAAaatgtctctcctctcttctgtctccaACTCTCTTTACAGGATAACATTAAGGAATTTGGGGATAAGCATCCCACGCAAAAGTAAGAGCATTTTTCTTCTACgtcatgtttcctctgtttagAGATCTCCTGCTGAGTGATTCATGATACATTTGTGCTTGTGCTGTTATGTCTTTGGTAAATTTTTGTGGTGTGATGAATGCATTGTAACAAAGTGATGTCGAAAAATGGCTCAAACATTGTTGAGTAATAATAACTTAGTCTATTTTTATTCGCAGTAtggtgtgtttctctttcaaagcacaaacaaaacactgacagggGAATGTTCACAATCATTTTACAGCTAACATAACTCTGACACTGCATAAATGTTATGTCCAGTTCCACAGAGCAGGAGGGTGAGATAAGCGCGCCGAACGTCCAGAAACTGT
The window above is part of the Lates calcarifer isolate ASB-BC8 linkage group LG15, TLL_Latcal_v3, whole genome shotgun sequence genome. Proteins encoded here:
- the rasip1 gene encoding ras-interacting protein 1 — encoded protein: MEGSGSPRFRKLHFPVGLWINSPRKHFAKLGGRWPSAVSVKSTTSSDAASLHEAPSAPSSSLSNSTPSLASPTPSPSPSPAFLRPRPAGPQSRTKRLSHLFLRGRSNSDRDRAVGEREREVWAHSAAPSSHHYLPPASSSAPGLIKIYGDALSSGANYRSLLANIHSTARQLIAQVITRYTEREREETDDAVLQKHSPEDFLLCDVIGKPIQQPDGAIKWETECRRGVAPWECPLLLVDMWRPKDGFERRFEIQRKEDYEREEREREKEREREGENYQGVRWRRTRMSSGGGPEESERGHRGRNTELRRSISDMNLSLRRRQGNHVSNDPRGSGNRPNNNGGVQDRKNIVSMINPQPGEIRASKAEAKVGWTNQPAEDEKDYSSCDLEVMSQSLILPPTDRPYFLLLQGYDQSKDFVLYIMAGHTHVFGRKPTMREREKDRERERKGKRPLKVDTFLSAPDLLARHLLVRRDSAVPETPTGQALMRPFRGGAVTHNGVALYRETVLKPGDVIGLGNHFLFLYRDPRVTPAPPLALTLPWQADASTTCCPSGLVDRQEALRQYLGSTEAVLKFHPRHADALLQEIISKNSSPDSGGGPLAPAYLLSIMIDHASKHLDPALTPQILLKSANLIKEIVWDNIKEFGDKHPTQNSTEQEGEISAPNVQKLSSDLRPLMFWMSNATELLNFFQVKVETMEKEWEFEAPGDPVLTADMDTCSEALAQLDDVIMHTFQQCVYHLTKTLYSLLPALLDTNPFSSEDKEKEKDGAGGAEGEEKRGEEGEVDDVSALPPKVAGLVEVYRCSLMLSREACLSPPLTSQTFGYLFFFTNTSLLNTLLERDGLFSWSRAVQIRTNLDLVLDWLQGAGLGDIASEFMKKLSITVNFLCIPKTRLIQSSWTSLQEDHVLLSPAQLHHLLTHYKLGPTRAPPGSWAPPPGTELSGDIFESFLDHPPLILPNETPRLDLSQPIPSPELQKEVSRLRTFLWGLDQDELPANQRTRL